One Nostoc punctiforme PCC 73102 DNA window includes the following coding sequences:
- the pstS gene encoding phosphate ABC transporter substrate-binding protein PstS, with translation MPSPLSVTKIHRLTASVSVLALIISLAACGGQQNPDNTATKDTPSGTATDTTASSTTKLDLGGNLKLSGAGASFPAPLYDTWFTDLNKKYPNLQVDYASVGSGAGVEQFIKGTVDFGASDVAMKDEEIQKVPADRGVILLPVTAGSIVLAYNLPDVAELKLPRAVYADILLGKITSWDDPQIAKANPGAKLPKEKITVVYRSDGSGTTGVFTKHLSAISPEWKTKVGEGKTVNWPSGVGAKGNEGVTAQIQQTQGSIGYVEYGYAKQNSLKFAALENKGGKFVVPSEESASKTLASVTLPPDLRVFISDPEGADSYPIVTYTWILAYKKYPNAAKAKAVEAAIEYALTEGQKQATTLGYVPLPQNVIAKVAAAADQISPDYKIAVGSGTSASK, from the coding sequence ATGCCTTCACCTCTTAGTGTAACAAAAATTCATCGCCTCACAGCTTCGGTTTCAGTGTTAGCACTGATAATCAGCCTAGCTGCATGTGGCGGACAGCAAAATCCAGATAATACAGCCACAAAGGATACCCCTTCTGGCACTGCTACAGATACTACTGCCTCCAGTACAACCAAATTAGATTTGGGTGGAAATCTCAAGTTAAGCGGGGCTGGTGCATCTTTCCCAGCACCACTATATGATACATGGTTTACCGATCTAAACAAAAAATATCCAAATCTGCAAGTTGACTATGCCTCAGTTGGTAGCGGTGCCGGAGTTGAGCAATTTATCAAAGGGACTGTAGACTTTGGTGCCAGTGATGTTGCCATGAAGGATGAAGAAATCCAGAAGGTACCAGCGGATAGGGGCGTTATTTTACTGCCTGTAACTGCTGGTAGCATCGTGCTAGCTTACAACTTGCCAGATGTTGCAGAACTAAAGCTACCACGAGCCGTTTACGCTGATATTCTACTAGGCAAAATCACGTCTTGGGATGATCCCCAAATTGCCAAGGCTAACCCAGGTGCAAAGCTTCCTAAAGAGAAAATCACAGTTGTTTATCGTTCAGATGGTAGCGGAACAACAGGTGTGTTTACAAAACACCTCAGCGCTATTAGCCCGGAGTGGAAGACTAAAGTTGGTGAAGGCAAAACTGTCAACTGGCCTAGCGGAGTTGGTGCGAAGGGGAATGAGGGTGTTACCGCCCAAATCCAACAAACACAAGGTTCTATTGGTTATGTCGAGTACGGCTATGCCAAACAAAATAGTCTTAAGTTTGCTGCTTTGGAAAACAAAGGTGGTAAGTTTGTTGTTCCTAGTGAGGAGTCAGCCTCTAAAACTCTGGCATCAGTAACTCTACCGCCCGATCTCCGCGTCTTTATTTCCGACCCAGAAGGGGCCGATTCTTATCCCATCGTCACTTACACCTGGATTTTGGCTTACAAGAAATATCCCAATGCGGCAAAAGCTAAGGCAGTTGAAGCTGCGATCGAATACGCTTTAACTGAGGGCCAAAAACAGGCTACAACATTAGGGTATGTTCCTTTACCCCAAAATGTGATCGCAAAGGTGGCTGCGGCTGCGGATCAAATTAGTCCAGACTATAAAATCGCTGTTGGTAGTGGTACTAGCGCTAGCAAGTAG
- the pstC gene encoding phosphate ABC transporter permease subunit PstC yields MTTNSQNLSSATKNRSDVEKSLDRGFIWLTKIFAFGVAATLLWIGFQVAIASGPAIQKFGASFLANTTWNPVNDSYGVLPQIYGTLLSSFIGLLIAVPIGVGTAIVLSEDFLPAKVKLVLVFAVELLAAIPSVVYGVWGIFVLVPILTSLGKWLNSYFGWIPFFSTPPTGPGMLPAGVILAIMTLPIITALSRDALISIPSSLRQAAVGLGATRWETILQILIPAAFSGIVSAVMLALGRAMGETMAVTMLIGNSNNISISLLAPGNTISSLLANQFSEASGLQVSALMYAALVLFFLTLVVNIMAEFIVLRVKRL; encoded by the coding sequence ATGACTACAAATTCTCAAAATCTTTCATCAGCGACAAAAAATCGCTCTGATGTAGAAAAATCTCTAGATCGCGGTTTTATCTGGCTAACTAAAATTTTTGCCTTTGGGGTTGCTGCCACTTTATTATGGATCGGCTTCCAAGTTGCAATTGCTTCTGGACCTGCCATCCAAAAGTTTGGTGCTAGCTTTTTAGCTAACACCACTTGGAACCCAGTTAATGATAGCTACGGGGTGCTACCTCAAATTTATGGAACTCTCTTGAGTTCTTTTATTGGTTTACTGATAGCTGTACCGATTGGAGTTGGTACTGCTATTGTACTAAGCGAGGATTTTTTACCCGCAAAAGTGAAGTTGGTACTAGTTTTTGCAGTAGAACTGCTTGCAGCTATTCCCAGCGTTGTCTACGGCGTGTGGGGTATTTTTGTTTTAGTGCCTATTTTAACTAGCTTGGGAAAATGGCTCAATAGTTACTTTGGCTGGATACCATTTTTTAGCACCCCCCCTACAGGACCAGGAATGTTACCAGCAGGAGTCATATTAGCAATTATGACTTTGCCCATCATCACAGCTCTATCGCGCGATGCTTTGATTTCTATACCCTCCAGTTTGCGCCAAGCCGCCGTAGGACTAGGAGCGACCCGATGGGAAACTATCTTACAAATTCTGATTCCAGCAGCCTTTTCGGGTATAGTTAGCGCTGTGATGCTGGCACTCGGTCGGGCAATGGGAGAAACAATGGCTGTGACAATGTTGATTGGTAATTCCAACAACATTAGTATCTCACTGTTAGCACCAGGCAATACGATTTCTTCTCTACTAGCAAATCAATTTTCCGAAGCTAGTGGTTTGCAAGTTTCGGCTTTAATGTACGCTGCTTTAGTTCTATTCTTCTTGACCTTGGTAGTTAATATCATGGCCGAGTTTATCGTTCTGAGAGTCAAGCGACTGTAG
- the pstA gene encoding phosphate ABC transporter permease PstA, with protein sequence MTSSFPERSLTRAPMSQRTLFNTVMTVVAFICGLLALVPLLAVLSYVIIQGFSSLSPSLFFELPPKALQQGGGFGNAILGTLLMVGIAALISIPFGVLAAIYITEFSSAQVARWVRFAANVLSGVPSIIAGVFAYGIVVLTLVKLNLGSYSALGGGFALAILMLPIIVRTTDEALQLVSQDLRQASVGLGATNFQTVTQVVLPAALPAIVTGATLAIARASGETAPLLFTALFSNFWPGSLFEPTASLAVLVYKYAISPFKNWQSLAWAASLILVLMVLITSIIARWATRKKA encoded by the coding sequence ATGACTTCTAGTTTTCCAGAGCGCAGTCTAACTCGCGCTCCTATGTCTCAAAGGACACTGTTTAATACAGTAATGACTGTAGTCGCATTTATCTGTGGGCTATTGGCACTTGTGCCTTTGCTAGCAGTACTTTCTTACGTCATTATTCAAGGTTTTAGCAGTTTGAGTCCCAGCCTCTTTTTTGAACTGCCACCCAAAGCTTTACAACAGGGGGGAGGCTTTGGCAATGCAATATTGGGCACATTATTAATGGTAGGAATTGCTGCCCTAATTAGTATCCCATTTGGTGTTTTGGCGGCGATTTACATCACAGAATTTAGCTCGGCCCAAGTCGCGAGATGGGTACGTTTTGCGGCTAACGTCCTGAGTGGAGTGCCGTCAATCATTGCTGGAGTATTTGCCTATGGCATTGTAGTTTTGACACTAGTAAAGTTAAACTTAGGATCGTACTCTGCTTTAGGTGGAGGGTTTGCACTGGCAATTTTGATGTTGCCAATTATTGTCCGAACCACTGATGAAGCCTTGCAGTTAGTATCGCAAGATTTGCGACAAGCATCTGTAGGGTTAGGGGCAACTAACTTTCAAACAGTAACACAAGTAGTTTTGCCAGCAGCTCTACCTGCGATTGTAACTGGGGCAACGCTAGCGATCGCCAGAGCATCTGGAGAAACCGCACCTTTACTATTTACTGCGCTATTTTCCAATTTTTGGCCTGGTAGCTTATTTGAACCCACAGCTTCTCTTGCTGTTTTGGTTTACAAATATGCTATTTCTCCGTTTAAAAATTGGCAATCACTAGCTTGGGCAGCATCTTTGATTTTGGTATTGATGGTTCTAATCACAAGTATCATTGCTCGCTGGGCTACTCGCAAAAAAGCTTAG
- the pstB gene encoding phosphate ABC transporter ATP-binding protein PstB: MATNISTVNGTETVLRTENLNVYYGKFLALQNIWLDIPKNQVTAFIGPSGCGKSTLLRCYNRLNDLIESFRAEGKILFYDKNLYASDIDPVEVRRRIGMVFQRPNPFPKSIYDNIAFGAKINGYKGNMDELVERSLRQAALWDEVKDKLRQSGSSLSGGQQQRLCIARAIAVQPEIILMDEPCSALDPISTLRVEELIHQLKEQYTIVIVTHNMQQAARVSDKTAFFNVKTTESGSRNGYMVEYDATELIFNNPQQQDTRDYVSGRFG; this comes from the coding sequence ATGGCTACCAATATTAGCACAGTCAATGGTACTGAAACTGTTTTACGCACCGAAAACCTCAACGTTTACTACGGCAAATTTTTAGCCTTGCAGAATATTTGGCTAGATATACCAAAAAATCAGGTTACAGCCTTTATCGGCCCTTCTGGTTGTGGTAAAAGTACCTTGTTGCGATGCTATAACCGCCTCAATGACCTGATTGAGTCATTTCGGGCAGAGGGTAAAATACTTTTTTACGATAAAAACTTGTACGCATCCGATATTGATCCTGTAGAAGTACGTCGGAGAATTGGGATGGTGTTTCAAAGACCAAACCCCTTTCCCAAATCAATTTATGACAACATTGCTTTTGGAGCCAAAATCAATGGCTACAAAGGTAATATGGATGAATTAGTAGAACGGAGTTTGCGGCAAGCGGCTTTGTGGGACGAAGTTAAAGATAAGCTACGACAAAGTGGTTCGTCTTTATCAGGTGGACAACAACAAAGGTTATGTATTGCTCGTGCGATCGCAGTCCAACCTGAAATTATATTAATGGATGAACCTTGCTCCGCTCTTGACCCTATTTCCACCTTGCGGGTTGAAGAATTAATTCATCAGCTGAAAGAGCAATATACCATCGTTATCGTTACCCATAATATGCAGCAAGCAGCGCGGGTTTCTGATAAGACAGCCTTTTTTAATGTCAAAACTACTGAGTCAGGAAGTCGTAACGGATACATGGTAGAATACGACGCAACAGAACTAATTTTCAACAATCCTCAGCAGCAAGATACCAGAGATTACGTTAGCGGCAGATTTGGATAA